Proteins from a single region of Companilactobacillus farciminis KCTC 3681 = DSM 20184:
- a CDS encoding metal ABC transporter substrate-binding protein, which translates to MKRIWITLVAVIAMISGVYFFLNSRDNHSADLTAGDKLQVVTTNSILEDMVRNVGGDRIELYSIVKRGTDPHEYEPQPSDVSAATEANVIFHNGLNLETGGNGWFNKLVETSHKKFNEDVFSASSEVTPEHLTTNVNEEDPHAWLDLANGVKYVQVITKVLKEKDKKNANYYQANADKYIAKLEKLHHQAQSKYLEIPEKQRLLVTSEGAFKYFGKAYHVTPAYIWEINTESQGTPEQMQRVLGKIRKSDVKNLFVESSVSPKSMEKVSKESGLEIYSKLFTDSLAKEGSDGDTYYSMMKWNIDHIYDGLK; encoded by the coding sequence ATGAAGAGAATTTGGATAACTCTAGTCGCTGTGATTGCGATGATCAGTGGAGTTTACTTCTTCTTAAATAGTCGCGATAATCATTCTGCTGATTTAACTGCCGGCGATAAATTACAAGTCGTGACGACTAATTCAATTTTGGAAGATATGGTCAGAAACGTTGGTGGCGACCGAATTGAATTGTACAGTATCGTCAAACGAGGAACTGATCCGCACGAATACGAACCACAACCAAGTGATGTTTCAGCCGCAACTGAAGCTAATGTGATTTTCCACAACGGTTTGAATTTAGAAACTGGTGGGAATGGTTGGTTCAACAAACTAGTCGAGACTTCGCATAAGAAATTCAATGAAGATGTTTTCTCAGCTAGTAGTGAAGTAACACCAGAACATTTGACGACCAACGTGAATGAAGAAGATCCACATGCTTGGTTAGATTTAGCCAACGGGGTCAAATACGTTCAAGTTATTACCAAAGTTTTGAAGGAAAAAGATAAGAAGAATGCCAATTACTATCAAGCAAACGCTGATAAATATATCGCTAAGTTAGAAAAATTGCATCATCAAGCACAATCAAAATACTTAGAAATTCCTGAAAAACAACGTCTGCTAGTAACTTCAGAAGGTGCGTTCAAGTATTTCGGTAAGGCTTATCACGTAACACCAGCCTATATTTGGGAAATTAATACCGAATCGCAAGGAACGCCTGAACAAATGCAACGGGTTTTGGGTAAAATTAGAAAGTCTGACGTTAAAAACTTGTTCGTTGAATCTTCTGTTTCACCTAAATCGATGGAAAAAGTATCGAAGGAATCTGGTTTAGAAATTTATTCTAAATTGTTTACTGACTCTTTAGCCAAAGAAGGTAGTGATGGAGATACTTATTATTCAATGATGAAGTGGAATATTGATCATATTTACGACGGATTAAAATAA